Sequence from the Magallana gigas chromosome 4, xbMagGiga1.1, whole genome shotgun sequence genome:
tacatgatacaattttgtattgtTCAGTTTAAAATAAACTTCCGGCTCCCCCGTATGCATTCTGGGCTAGTcggcaaatatatatttgcttgTCATTTTTGTAAGAATAGATAAGACGTTATGACTAAACCGCCTGATCCAGTTCGTCATTAATGTCACCACTGTCGTCATTATCATGGTCTAACATCATCGATATCATGGAACATTTGTTTATCTAAAAGTAAAACAGGAGCACTTTTCCAAATTAgttcaactctctctctctctctctctctctctctctctctctctctctctctctctctctccctctctctcattGCATAATTAAAGATTTTACAAAGTGCAGCATAATGCCCTAAAATCAACATCCtagatttttgtaaaattgcatTTCATTGTTCAATGTAAGTACCACCTTACACAATTATTTTTGGATCTGATAACAATAAATCCTGCATATGGTCGATGTAAACAAGGGACCCGGTATCTCCAAATCTCTGGTATGTTGAAATTTATAACATATGAATTTAAGTTAATAGAggaataaagaaataataatgaaCAATACAATTAATAATTACACACCAATAATTAACAATTCAGCAAAATGATAATCTTATAATTGCTTTGGGTTCGGAAGATTTCTCGAAACGTTCACATGTTGCATCTGTTTGTACATAAATCCGGGTGACTCTGTATCGATTTTCGGGGGCATGTTCTGTGTCCCTTGGGACTCGGTTTTTATCTCTTGGAACAGGTCGTGGGCATATGCTCGGCCTCTATGTGCGCAGTTGTCCCTCTTTTGTGAGTGCGTCTATGGGCATGATATGTGTGGACACGTGCTGTGGCTCTGTAGGCACGAATGAGCCTCGGCGGACATGGAATATGCCTCTGTAAACATAattgctttgtttcttataTAATGCcataaaaaatgacattatcataattttaaaacatatgtttaacaatAGTCTTAAATATCgtagaatattttcatttcaagtcAATTCAGATCCAGTTCaaccccacccccctcccctcctTTATCCATCAAATTCGCCGCACCAATATGAAATACCTTCCGACGACTCCCCTGTGTTTGAAATTTCGTGAAGGGGGTGGGTGGGCCCAGATTCCTCTATCTATCTAGATACaaactaaatatatattaagtagttttttttaaattctgatattagaaaatatttattcagaACTCTAGaatgttaaatattatatttcaattttcacaataaaaaaaaagccaaagaTGGACCTCAAAATGCATATATTCCTATTGTGAAATCTAAAATAACGGTGACGATTGGACTATAGCAATGATTGCATTGCTTTTATCATGCAAAGATCTAGGACATAGTCAACGCAggagaggggaggggggggtggAGATTTTTTTTGCAGGAGGGGTGTCAAGAATTCAAGTATAATTTTCGGCAATTtcgaaaatttttaatttatatgggGAGGAGGAAAGGTCCCCACACCAAACTTAATCCATGTATGACCCTAACGCACAGCATTTGAAATACAATTTGCGCTCTAAGTATATCTAACTTCATGCAGTCTGTAAAAAAAACAGTCAAAAGGTGCAATGATTTTAATGACATCATAATCGAAACATGATCGGATCCCTTAGATTTTCtgtctaattttcttaaaaccaaataaacaACGTGGATTACATGCGCATATCCAGAATATTTTCCAAAGGTAACTCGAGGTATACTTTTGTTTGCAAATGGGGGAAGGTTGAGACCTATTTTTGGTAACTGTGCTGCGCGTGTGTGTCTGTGTGTAGGGGAGGGTGTCAAGACAAACATAAACCCtgccgaccccccccccccctccacccccCCAACACCTTTCTAGTCTAGATCTGCTCATGGGTAATGAGGTGTTATTATACATGACTGTATGTTAATGCATTTGTGTGCctaatttcaattaaatatttctgCTAAATGTCacgacttttttttttggggggggggggggtgttagaAACTGACAACATGCAACCACTCAACCTTGGTGgcatattaaaatttaaattaaacatttttattgaaaacttaTGGGCATCAAACAAATTACAACATGTCTTTAATCTAAAGGGTCAGGTAAATGTTTCAACTAAAAACTCAGAAATTGTGTTtggtatattttattgtttccTTCATTAAGTGAAATAAACATCAAAGTCAGACACCATGTATCTTTGACTATGGGTGCTTTCTGTTTTAATCTTGCAcaactattatgacgtcataattgattttaagAATCTTTTTCtcgtattttacggctttatAGAAATTATGtggaaaattaaacaattttttgacattCCACTTAAATTCATAGGAAAATTAATCCTGATACCTATATTCAagttgatatcattttaaagaggagatgaagagcttgtttaattccgttttggggagactgtaggcattctacatgtagatatattttattcgtCAAAAATGGATAAACTCCAAATCTGTTCCTCagttccttcatatttcattgaaaatgacagtaacagacatgatttttcattgtgtttaccaaacattttagccccggtacacccttccaaacaacttttgttatgaagcatcattgaaagaatttatattttaattttatgaaccTGTAggttttcatttactagatattGACCTTTAAACTGTACAACGTACAATATCcataataaaactataaaatgttgtCACAAATTACTGTCTGCAATATTCATAATTTGTATATGcatatgttaaataatatacacTATATATTAACAtaataaacaagaaaataaagCAAGATTTTAGATGATTGACGTGTAAAATTCATGCATGTAGTTCTTTTTGACATGGATTGATATgtagaaagagagagagagagagagagatacatgtataacaaatacatCTGTTTTAACAAAAAGCAAATCAACATTTCAATAACTTACTAAAAAAAAGACCATGTGTCACAGCAGTCAACAAAAATAAGATCATGGCGTTTTCCTACtaacattttataataacaTTATTAATAAGCTTTTATCGAAAAATGTGTGACGTGTTCAGCATTCTTCGTAACTATTCTATAAAAATTTAACACCACCAGCTCAATCTGTGTGATCACAGAGTAACATTTCCTGAGACAATTTAGATTGATTCTTaccaaataataattaaaaaacccTACAACTATGGATACACATTTCTGTGAATAGTTGGTGGATCTAGGTGCTTGTAGATTTTTGTTCTTCCACATCTTCTCGCCCaacacattcaaaatttaatcaaCCCCTAAAGAAATGGCATATGCTTCACTAacctttaaatttcatttcctacCCCCTTTCATCAAACCCTATCCCTGAGAGCCATTACAGATTTGATCTACCtttgtttgaatgaataatttgaacaagcatgtacataaaatataaatatatctgtCTCTTTGATAGAAATCTGGAAATAATAAAAGAATCACTATTTCTGCTACAGATTTAGTGGCATCTCAGTCAGCTTCCATATTGACTATGTTTACAGCTTGCCAGTCATTCATTCTGTTGTACAAACAGGGAAAAGTAAATCTCCAGCAGAAATATTTCATCTCAGCATTTTAAGGACAAGCGGAGTTGTCCCTCTTTAGCCTCATTCAGACTGTTTATTGCACACAGGTTTCTCTCTGTGAACTACTCCCTCAGACTACACACCTCTTCTAAAAACATACAGAATATAacatatagaatttttaaatgaaaataaaatcccaATTAGTATTtagcatctctctctctctctctctctctctctctctctctctctctctctctctctctctctttttctctcacATAAACACTGTAATGAAATCTACATGTAGACCAATCAAAACATGAATATTAATAACTGTCTAAACAATGCACAAGCTTACTTTTCAGTTGTATTTTTTCATGATAAACTTCccagttaaatacatgtacgtatgcAAGCTTTAATGAATGttaacattttatcaatttaaaacgATAAATTTGACAATGATTGCATTTTAATCtatcaagaaaatatttttatcataagagAAATATGCATCTCTAATATGAAACTTAAAATTGAAGGCTAATGTGTCATTCATCTATGAGCAAGTAGTCAAAATCCAGACAATTCAGACATTCAGgtcaacaaaaaattattatggtCAAATTCTAGAACAAGAATGGTATCATCAAAACTGAGTCAAATTTtcacaaaagaattttttttttactattcagGGGACGGTAATTTTCTTGTCCTGGTTTACTGGAACTGTTCGCCCTCCACTTTGATGATGATTCGTCATCTTTGGCGATGCCCAGAGCCACACTTGTCAAACGATAAATATCGCCAATAAAAGCTTTTGATTTATTGTGTTCATTTGatgtattgtatttttatttttaatattcaataagATTTAGAATACAGGCACATCACATGCGAGGTaccagaatattttaaaaaaggagtTGGGAGGGAGGTGGGTGTGGGGTTGGTCCGGAAGGTATTTGAGGCTGCCGACAtactagatccgcgcatgcaggCATAATACTATtgaacctatatatatatatatatatatatatatatatatatatatatatagatatatagatatatatatatatatatatatatatatatatatatatatatatatatatatatatatatatatatatatatatatatatatatatatatatatatatatatataacgcaTGTACAAGCACTGACCACgtgtttaatcaataaaaaaacattatctTTGAATAAAGTGAATAATGCTTTGATTATATATTTCTGAGGTTGTAATAGGcctttatattattaaaaaaattatcaaacttcCATCAACAAGAAATCGGTGTCATGATTTTTCATAATTCCCATTTCGGAAAAAGTTCAATACAGagtttttccttattttttacatggtcaCGGGAAAGGAAAAGCGGGGTGAAAACTCcatgttaattaatttttttgtatgaaaGTTAATGAAAAATCTTTTCTACGCaaaaagtccccccccccccccgatgctacgtgcgtGTGCTGTTAAATCTTGCATCACATACATTTACACTTTTGTTTACACACATCTATAGCACGCGTATCACAGTCACTCCGGGTCCCTTTCATGcaaataaattactttttattcAAGGTAAGAGGTCATACAACCAGGAAGTAAATTACACAAGTCTCGTATACTCTCATTCAAATCTCATGATCAGGGCGTCATCCACCCGATTATGGCTGAAATAACTTAAAGGTCACATTGATATGCACGGTAAGTAACAACAAGTTTATCGATGTTTAATGATGTTAAAACGTTGgcatatgtatacatacattCGCTTGCCTAAATATTGGATATCGTTTACGGTTATTAATTTGATCAACAATGGACAATATTTACTGAACCGAAAGTAGCGGCCTTTTTAAAACATAGGGACATGCATATTCTCGAACTAGCCCTCATTGACCCATATATttgcccattttttttttttacaaaaagtgTATACTTTTAATCAattgtatatttaattaatacataattTGTATACTATAAACCAAATGACCTGTGTCATAAACTAACCGTGCAACCTTCAAACGCAACACAATTGCAGGATACGTTTCCCTCTGGATCCACGCATGATTAAGTGCCTtgctataaataaaatatattaaatttctgTTCAGCaccaggtatatatatatacctagcCAGAGAAGAAAAGTTggtaatgaatgaataaataaatacctTAACTTCCTTTTAATTGATTGCATTTTCCTAATTTCAGATGGCATTATCTGAATCACAAATCCCACCAGACGCCCAGCATTACTTGGTGTGTGGCACTGAAGACTGTGAGAAGAACTGCAAGTTTTACTGCAATGACTGTCACCTAccaatgtgtgaacaatgcCGAGATGAACATCAGAAAAATCAGAAAACCAAGAACCATGAATTGGTCCCTTATAAACAACGCAAACGACAACTTCCTGTAGAGAAATGCAAAATCCACCCCACAAAAGAAATGGTTATTCTCTGCGAGGAATGTCAAATACCACTTTGTTACAAATGTACAACCACAAAAGAACATTGCGGTCATGTGTTTACCGATCTAGAAATGGtctttgatgaaaaagtttCGCTATGTCAAGAAGAAATTGCcaaaattagaaattatttcGAACCAACTTCTCAAGATTTGAAAAAGGATATTGCTGGTGATGTCAAAGAAATAAAGAAGATCAtggaatgtttaaaaacatcaatGAAGGCTGAAGCTGAGGCTGTGAAAAAGCTGATAAACACAGTCACATCAAATAATACAGAACAAGTCAACAAAATAGAACAGTCATTATTAGAAACATTATACGGCCAAAACCAAAATATTGATGATTATATCAATTATCTCAatgatttaatcaaaacattttatggTTACCTATCCCCTTCAAACATAGAACAATTAACATTTGCTCTCAATTCAGAAAACTTGATCATAAGACCCATACCAGAGACATCAAAACCAGTCCTACCCGTATTTACTGCAGGTCAACACAGCAAGGAAGATGTTGCCAAACTACTGGGTAGATTAACCGTTCCTAACACTAAACCAGTGAACAGAAAAATAAAGCCAATGGAGACTGCCTCTACACAGTTGAAACCTACAGGGAAACAGAGGAAAAAAGACAGAGAGAAATCTGACGTGAAACAAACACTGTCTCTGTCTTCCTCTGTCACCAAGGTCAGGACGTACACAGTACCAGGTGTTAATggtgtatatcatatatcactGGGTAAATCAGGCAGACTCTGGGTCAGTAATGATTTTGGTAACCTTGTCCAAACAGATCTACAAGGGAATCAGTTACAAAAGATACAAGCCAGTGGTGAATATGGCTTCCACACTGTCACACAGGACGGGGATCTGATATATGCtgacaaacaaaacaaagtcaTCAATAGGATAACACCAGATAACACAATCACCgaattcattaaaacaggaGACTGGAAACCACTCAGTATACACTCCTCCCACATCAACGGGGACATACTGGTGGGGATGGATAAGGATAGCAAGGCTAAAGTCACCAGATACAACAAGACAGGCaaagaaatacagaacatacagaGGGACAACAAAGGACAGGGACTGCATAGTGATCCACactacatcacagaaaacatcaatggtgatGTCTGTGTATCAGACTATAGAAAACACGCTGTAGTGGTGGTGGATAAATCAGGACAACACAGGTTCTCCTACAGAGGTCAGAGGTCAGAGGTCAGAGTTTGGTCCCTATGGAATATGTACTGATGTACTCggtcacatcctggtgtgtgatggtTTCAGTAAAACAGTTCATCTTCTGGATCAGTACGGTCAGTTCTTGTCTCTACTACGTACAGAACAACAAGGGGTAAAGTATCCCCGTAGTGTATTTGTGGATGATGAGAACAATCTCTGGGTGGGACAATGCCTCACCAACACAGTGGCAGTGTACAAGTATCTGCAGTAAACATTGCATATCCATACAATATTAAATTGCATGTATGTACTGTGTGTATGTTGTGAGACAATGTAACAACAACACAGTGATAGTGTACAATGACTGGTATGTACAGTGTACGTTGGAGTATATACCATTCATGTAAACATGTGTATGCTAATTCgtaaatatatagaataatttCATCGATGAAGAGTTAtagttattatatatatatatatatatatatatatatatatatatatatatatatatatatatatatatatatatatatatatatatatatatatatatatatggcatacattgattatcaaaaaaaaaagggggggggggtattcaaGAAATATATTCAATAAGTAACTTACTACGTCAACTCAATAAGCCTGGATTTTCTAGTGGAGGGAGGGGTATCCCCTTCCCCGGTAGACATTTGATACTTCCCTCCGTCGAGATCCGTGCATGCAAGATCGAGggatttttcatttgttatagTTTAGCCTTTACTGATGtgagagttatttccctttaagattttttaaaaggggggaAGGGGGGTGGAGGACAAGTTACGCTTTCCAAAGTAGGCGAAATTGTGTACAAAATGAGCACATATCGTGCCACTAAGAATTATGTGTATAAGATAGATGAATGTATCGGGCGTGGTGCCACTGGCGGTGTATACAAAGGTGTACACAAGGTAAACTATGTTCCTTGACTCTCATTTTCCTGAGTTTTTGGATTCGGCGTTGTTTTTTCTCATCAATTGCCAATTGTTCATACACTTTAAAATGATTGGATTCAAATATTGAAGTTGCTCTTTTTAGACAATATCAATCTTTaagaagagctttgtataaataaatattaaatagaaAATCCAAATTTGAAAGCATGTTGGTATGTGTTtagaaaaacagatttttttggtGAAAACAGGATATCTCAGGGCCTAAAATTCTACCAAAGAAGTTCAGGAAATATGTTAAAGCAATTTCTGAGATaagaattatttatgaaaaatgaaaaatttcgttagacgatatttttcaaatatatggataaaatttacaagatatatacatgtatatcagtagGGAAAACTCATATGTAGCCTGTTTCTGGGTTACCCATAATGCTCCGCAAATTAGCATTGTGGGTAGTTCAGGGAAACAGGCTATCACGATGGCAAAAACCAATTTTCAACAATCAAACTTTATAACGTGATTTGAATTAGGAAGGATCACATCAAtacaatatgaaatatttgtataaataattaGACACAATTTATTTGTATGTTGATAAGACGATAAAAATTACAACATGCcagtgtataatttttttacccAACAAATATAGACCCCAAATACGCTCCCGTGTCCATCTGGTGACGGTAACTTTTAAAATGCTAATCTGAATTATAAGATTTcagtgatatttaaattttgttgtttttttttaccccaaTATGTGTCAGTTGTATTCCATATTGGTTACGTGTTGACAGCATAGACAATCTTTAAGTAGCCGAGTGTTACACAAATAAGGCAAAGAAAACTCAATACAAACAGACAAACCAGCCGCAATGACATATAAACGAAATATTGTAGTTACTGAATAGAACTCAAGGTGGTATGGTCATATGTTGATATTAATGTGAATTAGAGTGCactataattgaaatacttttaccggtttagaattgttcaaattttacaatatttaaccagaTTTACGTTTTAAAGTTTGTGACagctgaaatttttaaaataattaacccGCTGCATGTACAattgtcggggggggggggggggactactaatattgtgacgtacttattatcgaataaacaataaaatcaagtataattttataacctTTTTCGAAAATAGATTACCTAGCCATGAAGCGCAGTGGGATTGAGCGTAGCTATGCATATGTTAGTTATGTTTCGAATGCCGCTgggatttttataaatattacttttcataatattaaaaaatatattttagggGCAAATATTGTAAACTTTTAAGCAGGTGAACGTAATTTGATTATAATGCAGGGGATAATATTCATTGCACGCGGGTCCTGTAATATGACCTATTCCACATTGAAAATTGGCCGGTTTTTTTCCTAAACCCCGttgaaaaaattttcaaacctaATGTGTATTAGTGTTATACAATATGAACGATGAAATGCTGATTTTGTAACTATGCTAAATAACACACTCTTTGAGAtatcaatcaaaatatcttaGCGTTCTGTTAAGTATTGTATATATTGAcgaaaacattaatttaatgaGCAATCATGTTATATGCATTCAAATGTAAACCAAGAAAACTGTATataatgtttggttttttgCTAACTTGTGTTGAGTCATATGTCATAAAACTGTTTTCCCAGTAGAGCAATTTGTCGATCAAAAATTCCCAATTGAACGGGTTTATGACCCTATACCGAAAAGGGTCAATCAAATCAtgtaatgtacttttatccacatcaTTAATATTGATAGGTGTACCATACCAACTTAGAAAATTTAAACCTGCAGTTTTCAGCCCATGATACTGCGTCATAAAAAATTTCCTGAGCGTATGAGGATGTAAAAATCCGTTTAATAAGCAATTAAATCGATTCATTAACTTGCATGCGGCAAATAACACTTTGCAGTCTGTTATGGCTTTCAAGATACACCTATGTATTAAAACCTACTTTGTTACTACTATAAATATGTCATATAATagctaaaaattaaaagaacgAAACATTTTACCGCTACCCAGCTGCAGAGTTGTTAGGAACAATGTAGATATAGGAAACACACGGAAATTTCCCTGACTCTTTGATGTTATTTCGAATCACACACTTTGCTTAATAGCAACACGTGTGTAACTCTCAGTCTAGGCAAGAGAACATCTCTCTGTAAAAGACAAACAAAACCTAGGGAGCTCCAAAAAGACGAATATCTTTGTGATTGATCTATCTAAATTACTTCTTTGTCAAATTCAGAGTCATTGCAATTTTTGTGcttataatatgtatatttctCTACAGTGTGTATCGCCACGATCCTCTCAGATTGTCGTTTTTCTGAATTTTACCTCAATTGAAAAGACCGTGTAATGCGCTAGGTTTCGGTTGTCAACAAAAGCAAcattttgtcttgcctagacgACAAGTGGTTAGTGCACT
This genomic interval carries:
- the LOC136274277 gene encoding tripartite motif-containing protein 5-like; amino-acid sequence: MALSESQIPPDAQHYLVCGTEDCEKNCKFYCNDCHLPMCEQCRDEHQKNQKTKNHELVPYKQRKRQLPVEKCKIHPTKEMVILCEECQIPLCYKCTTTKEHCGHVFTDLEMVFDEKVSLCQEEIAKIRNYFEPTSQDLKKDIAGDVKEIKKIMECLKTSMKAEAEAVKKLINTVTSNNTEQVNKIEQSLLETLYGQNQNIDDYINYLNDLIKTFYGYLSPSNIEQLTFALNSENLIIRPIPETSKPVLPVFTAGQHSKEDVAKLLGRLTVPNTKPVNRKIKPMETASTQLKPTGKQRKKDREKSDVKQTLSLSSSVTKVRTYTVPGVNGVYHISLGKSGRLWVSNDFGNLVQTDLQGNQLQKIQASGEYGFHTVTQDGDLIYADKQNKVINRITPDNTITEFIKTGDWKPLSIHSSHINGDILVGMDKDSKAKVTRYNKTGKEIQNIQRDNKGQGLHSDPHYITENINGDVCVSDYRKHAVVVVDKSGQHRFSYRGQRSEVRVWSLWNMY